A genomic segment from Bacillota bacterium encodes:
- a CDS encoding nickel-dependent hydrogenase large subunit gives RKELQALTDDLKWGLDAAYETFRWVSRFDFPEFERDYEFVALRHPDEYPLNEGRIVSNKGLDIDVREYDDHFVERHVPHSNALQSSIKGRGDYLCGPLARLNLNADRLSGLAARAVKEAGAPLPWRNPFLSIVARSVEMVYAFEEALRLTASYEPPERPRVDVPDRPPRPVVGYGCTEAPRGILYHRYRIGTDGLIEAAKIVPPTAQNQASMEHDLRDLVPRLLNLSRDELTWKCEQAIRNYDPCISCATHFLTVTVDEGRDGDRTAGSPG, from the coding sequence CCAGAAAAGAGCTGCAGGCGCTCACGGACGATCTGAAATGGGGCCTCGACGCTGCCTACGAGACGTTCCGGTGGGTTTCCCGCTTTGACTTCCCGGAGTTTGAGCGGGATTACGAGTTCGTGGCCCTGCGCCATCCTGACGAGTACCCCCTCAACGAAGGGCGCATTGTCTCCAACAAAGGGCTGGACATCGACGTGCGGGAATACGACGACCACTTTGTGGAAAGGCACGTGCCGCACTCCAACGCCCTGCAATCTTCTATCAAAGGCCGCGGCGATTACCTGTGCGGCCCGCTGGCGCGTCTCAACCTCAACGCGGACAGGCTGTCCGGGCTGGCCGCCCGGGCGGTGAAGGAAGCGGGTGCTCCCCTGCCGTGGCGTAATCCTTTCCTGAGCATCGTTGCCCGCAGCGTGGAGATGGTCTACGCGTTCGAAGAGGCCCTGCGGTTGACTGCCTCGTACGAGCCCCCGGAGCGGCCCAGGGTAGACGTTCCGGACCGCCCGCCGCGGCCCGTCGTGGGCTATGGGTGCACGGAGGCGCCGCGCGGCATCCTGTACCACCGCTATCGGATCGGCACCGACGGCCTCATCGAGGCGGCCAAGATCGTGCCGCCCACCGCCCAAAACCAGGCCTCTATGGAGCACGACCTGCGGGATCTGGTGCCCCGGCTTCTCAACCTTTCCCGGGACGAGCTCACGTGGAAGTGCGAGCAGGCCATCCGCAACTACGACCCGTGCATCTCGTGCGCCACCCATTTTCTCACCGTGACCGTCGACGAGGGGCGGGACGGTGACCGGACAGCGGGCTCCCCGGGTTAG
- a CDS encoding hydrogenase maturation protease, giving the protein MTGQRAPRVRVIGVGNPFAGDDGAGIEVVRRLRAEGLDPEVEAVEAGDATVVIDALQGVKKAVVVDAAVRQGPAGAVGDRRYEAGQVIRLTPEQLSRTGLTPLSTHGVGVADAIRLAQISSPRTVAGCIVVIAIVVERVRPFSRGLSPPVSAALDRAVRVVREELRRRDA; this is encoded by the coding sequence GTGACCGGACAGCGGGCTCCCCGGGTTAGGGTCATCGGGGTCGGCAACCCCTTTGCAGGCGACGACGGCGCGGGCATCGAGGTGGTCCGGCGCCTTAGGGCCGAAGGGCTCGACCCGGAGGTCGAGGCGGTGGAGGCGGGAGACGCCACGGTCGTGATCGATGCGCTGCAGGGGGTAAAAAAGGCGGTCGTGGTGGATGCCGCTGTTAGGCAAGGGCCGGCCGGAGCTGTGGGAGATCGGCGCTACGAGGCGGGCCAGGTGATTCGCCTCACCCCGGAGCAGCTTTCCCGGACGGGGCTCACCCCCCTTTCCACTCACGGGGTGGGGGTGGCGGACGCCATCCGCCTGGCTCAGATCTCGAGCCCCCGCACGGTGGCCGGCTGCATCGTGGTCATCGCCATCGTGGTAGAGCGGGTGCGGCCCTTTTCTCGCGGCCTTTCTCCCCCCGTTTCGGCGGCGCTGGACAGGGCCGTTCGGGTCGTGCGGGAGGAGCTCCGGCGCCGGGATGCGTGA